In Effusibacillus pohliae DSM 22757, a genomic segment contains:
- the hisB gene encoding imidazoleglycerol-phosphate dehydratase HisB — translation MSDNRIGEIKRDTLETQISLRLDLDGEGKRDLLLPVPFLQHMLDLFAKHSGFDLTIDAEGDTEIDDHHTVEDIGICLGQAFKQAVGDKAGIRRYGNRFTPMDESLAQVTVDISGRSYLVFNAKFPAERVGTFQTELVQEFFQAFAANAGVTLHINLHYGTNTHHMIEAIFKAFAGALAEATRRDEKIRGVLSTKGTL, via the coding sequence ATGAGCGACAATCGGATTGGCGAAATCAAGCGCGACACGCTGGAGACGCAGATCTCCCTGCGGCTGGATCTGGACGGGGAAGGCAAGCGGGATCTGCTGCTGCCGGTGCCCTTTTTGCAGCATATGCTGGATCTGTTCGCGAAACACTCCGGTTTTGATTTGACGATCGACGCGGAGGGAGACACGGAGATCGACGACCATCACACGGTTGAAGACATCGGCATTTGTCTGGGACAGGCGTTCAAGCAGGCGGTCGGCGACAAGGCGGGGATCCGCCGTTACGGGAACCGGTTCACCCCGATGGACGAATCGCTTGCTCAGGTGACGGTCGACATTTCGGGCCGCTCCTACTTGGTGTTTAATGCCAAATTCCCGGCGGAAAGAGTCGGGACTTTCCAAACGGAGCTGGTACAGGAATTTTTCCAGGCGTTCGCGGCGAATGCGGGCGTCACCTTGCACATCAATCTGCACTACGGCACCAATACGCACCACATGATCGAGGCGATTTTCAAAGCGTTTGCCGGAGCGCTGGCGGAAGCGACCCGCAGGGATGAGAAGATCCGCGGTGTGCTTTCGACCAAGGGAACGCTATAA
- the hisA gene encoding 1-(5-phosphoribosyl)-5-[(5-phosphoribosylamino)methylideneamino]imidazole-4-carboxamide isomerase, whose protein sequence is MKQNDEFVLYPAIDILGGKAVRLLRGDYDEQTVYHDNPVDAARQWVGQGAEFIHVVDLDGAKAGSQQNRPVIEQIVKSVPVPVQVGGGIRNGETLEALFSLGVARCILGTAAVREPDFAKQALVEYGERIVIGLDAKNGWVAVNGWLETSDVSAIELGRQLKEWGATRVIFTDIARDGTLSGPNLAANIELAEQTGLKVIASGGVKETNDLLQLVKYRHVGVAGAIIGKALYTGSIRLQSAAEQVKQALAADGGEA, encoded by the coding sequence ATGAAACAGAATGACGAATTTGTTTTGTATCCCGCGATCGACATCCTGGGCGGCAAAGCGGTGCGTTTGCTGCGGGGAGATTACGACGAGCAAACGGTCTATCACGACAATCCGGTTGATGCAGCCCGCCAGTGGGTCGGGCAGGGGGCCGAGTTTATCCATGTGGTGGACCTCGATGGGGCGAAAGCAGGCTCACAGCAAAATCGGCCTGTGATCGAGCAGATTGTGAAAAGTGTCCCGGTGCCGGTGCAGGTCGGCGGCGGCATCCGGAACGGCGAGACGCTGGAAGCCCTCTTTTCGCTCGGGGTGGCACGCTGCATTCTGGGGACCGCCGCTGTGCGGGAACCTGATTTTGCCAAGCAGGCTTTGGTGGAGTACGGAGAGCGGATCGTCATCGGACTCGACGCAAAAAATGGCTGGGTGGCCGTCAACGGCTGGCTGGAAACATCGGACGTTTCGGCGATCGAACTGGGCCGACAGCTGAAGGAGTGGGGGGCAACCCGGGTGATTTTTACCGATATCGCGCGGGATGGAACCCTGTCCGGTCCCAATCTGGCGGCCAACATCGAGCTGGCCGAGCAGACCGGCCTGAAAGTGATCGCGTCGGGCGGCGTGAAAGAAACGAACGACCTGCTGCAACTGGTGAAATACCGGCATGTCGGAGTGGCCGGGGCGATCATTGGCAAGGCGCTGTACACCGGCAGCATCCGATTGCAAAGCGCGGCTGAACAGGTCAAGCAAGCGCTGGCGGCCGACGGAGGGGAAGCTTGA
- the rapZ gene encoding RNase adapter RapZ gives MHPSVKVLILTGLSGAGKSVALQCLEDLGYFCVDNLPPALIPKLGELILQSDGKVSKVALVCDLRARAFDKELFEAVKELEERSEITCQVVYMEADDETLVNRYKETRRRHPMAPEGRITEGIAKERKKLEEIRGRADWIFNTSKMKPSELKALIMERFANLDDRKLNIHIMSFGFKHGVPIDADLVFDVRFLPNPHYVESLRPLTGKDPEVYEYVMKWPVTQQFVEKLVDLIDFLIPHFEKEGKQQVVIAVGCTGGQHRSVSIAELLYRHLQKNDSVVVTHRDCTKER, from the coding sequence ATGCATCCATCTGTCAAAGTGCTGATCTTGACAGGTTTGTCCGGGGCGGGGAAATCGGTGGCGCTGCAGTGCCTGGAAGACCTCGGATATTTTTGTGTCGACAACCTGCCGCCCGCTTTGATTCCGAAGCTGGGAGAACTGATTCTGCAATCGGACGGGAAAGTGTCGAAAGTGGCGCTCGTGTGCGACCTGCGCGCGCGGGCTTTTGACAAGGAATTGTTTGAAGCTGTCAAAGAACTGGAGGAGCGCAGCGAAATCACCTGCCAGGTGGTTTACATGGAGGCGGATGACGAGACGCTCGTCAACCGTTACAAGGAAACGAGGCGGCGCCATCCGATGGCACCCGAAGGACGGATCACGGAAGGTATCGCCAAGGAACGCAAGAAGCTGGAAGAGATCCGCGGGCGGGCCGACTGGATTTTCAACACCAGCAAGATGAAGCCTTCGGAACTGAAAGCGCTGATCATGGAGCGGTTTGCGAACCTTGATGACCGCAAGCTGAATATTCATATCATGTCTTTCGGTTTCAAGCATGGCGTGCCGATCGATGCCGACCTGGTGTTTGACGTCCGGTTTTTGCCGAATCCGCATTATGTCGAGTCGCTGCGTCCGTTAACGGGCAAAGATCCGGAAGTGTACGAGTATGTGATGAAGTGGCCGGTGACGCAGCAGTTTGTCGAGAAACTGGTCGATCTGATCGACTTCCTGATTCCGCATTTTGAAAAAGAAGGCAAACAGCAGGTTGTGATTGCGGTCGGTTGTACGGGGGGACAGCATCGTTCCGTGTCGATTGCGGAACTGCTCTACCGCCATCTGCAGAAAAATGATTCAGTCGTTGTCACCCATCGCGACTGTACAAAGGAACGATAA
- a CDS encoding NUDIX hydrolase produces the protein MQLVTNCILRWEDRLLMLRKPRRGWWVAPGGKVETGESLLEAVTREYREETGLTLIRPELRGVFTVIVQNGEELVNHWMLFTFYAESFSGLVNATSQEGHLEWVGIDTLPNRPMAEGDRIFIEHIVHHPTLLTGKFTYTPDYKLLGWKPENTLPVFR, from the coding sequence ATGCAATTGGTGACAAACTGTATTTTACGCTGGGAGGATCGGCTGCTGATGCTGCGGAAACCGCGCAGAGGCTGGTGGGTGGCGCCAGGTGGGAAAGTCGAGACCGGCGAATCGCTGTTGGAAGCGGTTACGCGGGAGTATCGGGAAGAGACGGGACTGACGCTGATCCGGCCGGAGTTGCGTGGTGTTTTCACTGTGATCGTGCAAAACGGTGAAGAGTTGGTCAACCATTGGATGCTGTTTACGTTTTATGCGGAATCCTTTAGCGGACTGGTGAATGCCACTTCACAGGAAGGCCACCTGGAATGGGTGGGGATCGATACGCTGCCGAACCGTCCGATGGCGGAAGGCGACCGGATTTTTATTGAACATATCGTGCATCATCCGACTCTTCTGACCGGCAAGTTCACATACACACCCGATTACAAACTGCTCGGGTGGAAACCGGAAAACACGTTGCCGGTCTTTCGATAA
- the hisIE gene encoding bifunctional phosphoribosyl-AMP cyclohydrolase/phosphoribosyl-ATP diphosphatase HisIE — protein sequence MTTDSKERGWVDGLRYDERGLIPAIVQDAESQAVLMLAYMNRDSLLKTLETGQTWFWSRSRNELWNKGATSGHVQQVQSIAYDCDRDALLLQVKQTGAACHTGAYTCFFEQVVGEPGCVTDCEDKQGEGVSKQRDAAASAAGTSVEPAARDRYGILTDLIETIDRRYAERPEGAYTTYLFAKGIDKILKKVGEEATEVIVAAKNGDAAELVAEAGDLLYHLLVLLKQQGIPFDAVLAELEKRHGAKDMPNKTK from the coding sequence GTGACAACCGACAGCAAGGAGAGGGGATGGGTGGACGGCCTGCGGTATGACGAGCGCGGGCTGATTCCGGCGATCGTGCAGGATGCGGAGAGCCAGGCGGTGCTGATGCTCGCGTATATGAATCGCGACTCGCTGCTGAAAACGCTGGAAACCGGGCAAACGTGGTTTTGGAGCCGGTCGCGCAACGAGCTGTGGAACAAGGGGGCGACGTCCGGACATGTGCAGCAGGTGCAAAGCATCGCGTATGACTGTGACCGGGACGCGTTGCTGCTGCAGGTGAAGCAAACGGGAGCCGCTTGTCACACCGGCGCGTACACCTGTTTTTTTGAACAGGTTGTGGGCGAACCGGGCTGCGTGACGGATTGTGAGGACAAGCAGGGAGAGGGTGTCAGCAAGCAGCGTGATGCGGCTGCAAGCGCGGCTGGGACATCGGTCGAGCCGGCTGCACGCGACAGGTATGGGATTCTCACGGACCTGATCGAGACGATCGATCGCCGCTATGCAGAACGGCCGGAAGGAGCCTACACCACTTATCTGTTTGCAAAAGGAATCGACAAAATCCTCAAGAAAGTCGGGGAAGAAGCGACCGAAGTGATCGTGGCCGCGAAAAACGGGGATGCGGCTGAATTGGTGGCCGAGGCGGGCGATTTGCTCTATCATTTGCTGGTCTTGCTGAAACAGCAGGGAATTCCGTTCGACGCCGTGCTGGCGGAACTGGAAAAACGTCATGGAGCGAAGGACATGCCGAATAAAACGAAATAG
- the trxB gene encoding thioredoxin-disulfide reductase, with amino-acid sequence MYDLLIIGAGPAGLSAAVYGARANLQVALLEKGLPGGQMQNTTEVENYTGFKMIMGPELSQVMYEHALHLGVDYHTADVEKVELEGRIKKVHTTKGVFEAKALLIATGAEPKQLGAKGETEFRGRGVSYCATCDGAFFNEKRPGMDKGLIVVGGGDSAVEEGAFLTRFNKVTLIHRRDKLRAQPILQKRAFENPRMSFIWDSTVEEIIGDQAVTGVRVKNLKTGEVRELPANGVFIYVGMQPNTDFLAGSKILNEAGYIVTDETMKTSIPGVFAAGDVRDKGLRQIITAASDGAIAAMSAYHYIESQEDAKADPIG; translated from the coding sequence ATGTACGATTTGTTGATTATCGGCGCCGGGCCGGCCGGCTTGTCGGCGGCCGTGTACGGGGCGCGCGCGAACCTGCAGGTGGCGCTGCTCGAGAAAGGGCTTCCCGGCGGACAGATGCAAAATACAACCGAAGTCGAAAACTACACCGGCTTCAAAATGATCATGGGGCCGGAGCTGTCACAAGTGATGTACGAACACGCCCTGCATCTCGGTGTCGATTACCACACCGCGGATGTGGAAAAAGTCGAGCTGGAAGGCCGAATCAAAAAGGTTCACACGACGAAGGGCGTATTCGAAGCGAAAGCGCTGTTGATCGCGACCGGGGCGGAGCCGAAGCAACTCGGCGCAAAAGGCGAAACGGAATTTCGCGGCCGCGGTGTCAGCTACTGCGCCACGTGCGACGGCGCCTTCTTCAACGAAAAGCGGCCCGGCATGGACAAAGGGCTGATCGTCGTGGGAGGCGGCGACTCGGCCGTCGAGGAAGGAGCGTTCCTCACCCGGTTCAACAAAGTGACGCTGATTCACCGGCGGGACAAATTGCGCGCCCAGCCGATTTTGCAAAAGCGGGCGTTTGAAAATCCGCGCATGAGCTTCATTTGGGACAGCACCGTCGAGGAGATCATCGGTGACCAAGCGGTCACCGGGGTGCGGGTAAAGAATTTGAAGACGGGTGAGGTGCGGGAACTGCCGGCCAACGGGGTATTCATCTATGTCGGCATGCAGCCGAACACCGATTTTCTCGCTGGATCGAAGATCTTGAATGAAGCTGGCTATATCGTCACGGATGAAACGATGAAAACTTCGATTCCGGGCGTGTTTGCCGCCGGCGACGTACGGGACAAGGGGCTGCGGCAGATCATTACCGCCGCTTCCGACGGCGCGATCGCGGCGATGTCGGCGTATCATTACATCGAGTCGCAGGAAGATGCAAAAGCGGACCCAATTGGCTAA
- the selB gene encoding selenocysteine-specific translation elongation factor: MADNRFIIVGTAGHIDHGKTTLVKALTGLDTDTHKEEKERGISIDIGFAPLTLPDGKRIGVIDVPGHERFIKNMLVGAAGIDLILLVIDANEGIMPQTREHLHIVEMLHVQKGIVVLTKIDTVDDEWLALVTEEVREGLQGTVLADAPIVPVSAYTGQGIDQLRGLIAEVAKEIQPREVNAPFRMPVDRVFSVPGFGTVVTGTILAGSVTVGDAVEIQPSGEQVRVRSIQVHGVVTQKAQAGQRTALNLVGVERSELSRGFVVAAPGVLKPTTLIDARFRLLSDSPRTLTNRMRVRLYVGTSEVFGRVVLLDRDEMQPGEDALIQIDLEAPVVCEAKDHFILRTYSPMYTIGGGVVIDPHPARLHRRRRPHILEELEAREKGGPHERILQILDAEIGLNLSELAARMKATMEQTKSWLDELLARHQVLELPGTPGFVAVKSLHVLLDEIEDKIRAHYSRERFHAYVAKAQVHSQLSKKLKPKVYDGILELASQMGRIEVRQDRIRLAGYTVPLSLREKQLLQEVKSKFVQRPYHPPTLQELLAMYKGREKTVQGIVSLLKEQEELVEVEDGLLFAGEAITDAPRILAEISGEEGFTVAEFRDRVGTSRKFALGLLEYMDRMKWTKRIEDRRVLLKKPGEGGS, encoded by the coding sequence GTGGCAGACAACCGGTTTATCATTGTGGGAACGGCCGGTCATATCGACCACGGGAAGACGACGCTGGTGAAAGCGTTGACCGGCCTGGACACGGATACGCACAAGGAAGAAAAGGAGCGGGGCATCTCGATCGACATCGGGTTTGCGCCGCTGACGCTCCCCGATGGCAAGCGCATCGGGGTTATTGATGTTCCCGGCCACGAGCGGTTCATCAAAAATATGCTGGTCGGTGCCGCCGGGATCGATCTGATTTTGCTGGTGATCGACGCGAACGAAGGGATTATGCCGCAGACCCGGGAGCATCTGCATATCGTCGAGATGCTGCACGTGCAAAAAGGGATCGTCGTGCTCACAAAAATTGACACGGTCGACGACGAATGGCTGGCGCTGGTCACGGAAGAAGTACGGGAAGGGCTGCAAGGCACGGTGTTGGCCGACGCGCCGATCGTGCCGGTGTCCGCCTACACAGGACAGGGCATCGACCAATTGCGCGGCCTGATCGCCGAGGTGGCGAAAGAGATCCAACCGCGTGAAGTGAACGCCCCGTTTCGCATGCCGGTCGACCGCGTGTTCTCGGTCCCTGGTTTCGGGACGGTCGTTACCGGAACGATTCTCGCTGGATCGGTGACAGTAGGCGATGCGGTGGAAATCCAGCCTTCGGGGGAACAGGTGCGCGTCCGTTCGATTCAGGTGCACGGCGTCGTGACGCAGAAGGCACAAGCAGGGCAGCGGACGGCGTTAAATCTGGTTGGCGTCGAGCGCAGCGAATTGTCACGCGGGTTTGTGGTTGCGGCGCCGGGCGTCTTGAAGCCGACAACGCTGATCGATGCCCGGTTTCGTCTGTTGTCCGACAGCCCGCGGACGCTGACGAATCGAATGCGCGTCCGCCTTTATGTCGGGACCAGCGAGGTGTTCGGGCGGGTGGTTCTGCTCGACCGGGATGAGATGCAGCCGGGCGAGGACGCGCTGATCCAGATCGATTTGGAAGCGCCAGTCGTGTGTGAGGCGAAGGATCATTTTATCCTGCGCACGTATTCGCCGATGTACACGATCGGCGGCGGTGTGGTGATCGACCCGCACCCGGCCCGTTTGCACAGGCGGCGCCGCCCGCATATTCTGGAGGAACTGGAGGCGCGGGAAAAAGGCGGCCCGCACGAGCGCATCCTGCAAATCCTCGACGCGGAGATCGGCCTGAATCTTTCGGAACTCGCCGCCCGCATGAAAGCGACGATGGAGCAAACGAAAAGCTGGCTCGACGAATTGCTGGCCCGCCACCAGGTCTTGGAACTCCCCGGCACCCCCGGCTTTGTCGCCGTTAAATCGCTGCACGTATTGCTCGATGAAATCGAAGACAAAATTCGGGCCCACTATTCCCGTGAACGGTTTCATGCTTATGTAGCAAAGGCGCAGGTGCATTCCCAACTGTCGAAAAAATTGAAGCCGAAAGTGTATGACGGCATCCTCGAACTGGCGTCGCAAATGGGCCGAATCGAAGTCCGCCAGGACCGGATCCGGCTGGCCGGTTACACGGTTCCGCTGTCTTTGCGGGAAAAGCAGCTGTTGCAGGAAGTGAAAAGCAAATTTGTGCAGCGGCCGTACCATCCGCCGACCTTGCAGGAACTGCTGGCGATGTACAAAGGCCGGGAAAAAACGGTGCAAGGCATCGTCAGTCTGCTGAAAGAACAGGAGGAACTGGTCGAGGTCGAAGACGGGCTGCTGTTTGCGGGCGAGGCGATCACCGATGCGCCGCGGATTTTGGCTGAAATCTCGGGGGAAGAAGGATTTACGGTTGCCGAGTTTCGCGATCGGGTCGGCACTTCGCGCAAATTTGCACTGGGGCTGCTCGAATATATGGATCGCATGAAATGGACCAAGCGGATCGAAGACCGGCGCGTTTTGCTGAAAAAGCCGGGAGAGGGCGGTTCGTGA
- a CDS encoding ROK family glucokinase — MRRKVVGIDVGGTFLKAAAVTEEGRIVVKEEWPTEVVQGTAAVLDRMAGIARAVAEKAGWTWHEVDGIGLGVPGFHDFQNDLCEESVNLGWKNVPVIAEMENRLGVPVRFDNDANAAALGEAWVGGGKDYRHTLFVTLGTGVGGGIVIDDQIYRGANGMAGEIGHLVLEPEHGERCNCGHIGCLETISSATAILRAAKQRLQRGDESSLRMVENLTTRDVFEHAAQGDRVAADVIDYAVHKLGYALALLANTLNPEVIVIGGGPSKAGDVLYKPLNRYFQTYALKRVVEAAEIRPAELGNDAGVLGAAKLVLG; from the coding sequence GTGAGGCGAAAAGTTGTGGGGATCGACGTAGGCGGCACATTCCTGAAAGCGGCTGCCGTCACGGAAGAAGGGCGAATCGTGGTGAAGGAAGAATGGCCGACCGAGGTAGTGCAAGGAACGGCCGCCGTGCTTGACCGGATGGCCGGGATCGCCCGGGCGGTAGCGGAAAAAGCGGGCTGGACCTGGCACGAGGTGGACGGCATCGGTTTGGGGGTGCCGGGCTTTCACGATTTTCAAAATGATCTGTGTGAAGAATCGGTCAACCTTGGCTGGAAGAACGTCCCGGTGATCGCGGAGATGGAAAATCGGCTGGGTGTCCCGGTGCGGTTTGACAACGACGCGAATGCGGCCGCTTTGGGCGAGGCGTGGGTTGGTGGCGGCAAGGATTACCGTCACACGCTGTTTGTTACGCTCGGCACCGGAGTCGGCGGCGGGATTGTGATCGATGATCAAATCTACCGAGGCGCCAACGGAATGGCAGGTGAAATCGGTCATTTGGTGCTTGAGCCGGAACATGGCGAGCGTTGCAATTGCGGCCATATCGGCTGTTTGGAAACGATCTCGTCGGCAACCGCCATCCTGCGCGCCGCCAAGCAGCGGTTGCAGCGGGGAGACGAGTCGTCCCTGCGAATGGTGGAAAATCTGACGACCCGCGATGTGTTCGAACACGCAGCACAAGGGGATCGCGTCGCGGCGGACGTAATCGATTACGCGGTGCATAAATTGGGGTATGCGCTCGCCTTGCTTGCCAATACGCTGAACCCGGAAGTGATCGTCATCGGCGGCGGGCCCTCGAAAGCGGGAGATGTGCTGTACAAACCGCTCAACCGGTATTTTCAAACATACGCGTTAAAGCGGGTAGTGGAGGCTGCCGAGATTCGGCCGGCCGAACTCGGCAACGACGCAGGCGTGCTGGGGGCGGCAAAATTGGTGTTGGGGTGA
- a CDS encoding tetratricopeptide repeat protein: MDRQQQKKRRRPDSNLIPFRLDAAFFFERAVRHLDRHNLQNALKYFRKAVEYEPDNPVNHCNLAGVLSEMGSFEESNRILENVLESIDPQMYECYFYMANNWANLGDYDKAEEYAARYLDLEPQGEFAQDAEEMLQILIEEFGGGEVLRQRLAEREAERREQDLPRKLLEQGKFMEAVAHLQKTIEQHPELTAPRNNLSLAYYYLGRLDKAVEIAREVLVIDPGNLHARCNLAVYLQHLERTDELAVLLEGLRKVYPLQFDQCYKLATTMGILGEHQVAHRLFLQMARWSEQPDAPLLHCVAASACNSGHYGLARRIWKDIQLLDPDGEVAPFYLRALEEAEAAGIEMRQVSYHYQIPFNEQVRRIQEQMRMGKPGNWRNDPLIRSSLFWALQHGELETKIQVIQTFALIADREVEQALREFVCRPNELEQLKLLAIYVLKHIGADGPFTDVPALNKDWKAILEKARAAVEAYADHLGDVTCRIWSDFLVQSLQQPPQIASLNTWAAGLAYFTLRLHGISVTQAAVAERFGVSPSSVSKIFRQIGQTLES; encoded by the coding sequence TTGGACCGGCAACAGCAAAAAAAGCGTCGGCGCCCGGACAGCAATCTGATTCCGTTTCGGCTTGATGCCGCCTTTTTCTTTGAACGGGCCGTACGGCACCTGGACCGCCACAACCTGCAAAATGCTCTCAAGTATTTTCGCAAAGCGGTCGAATACGAACCGGACAATCCGGTGAACCACTGCAATTTGGCGGGCGTCTTGTCGGAGATGGGTTCGTTTGAGGAATCGAACCGGATTTTGGAGAACGTGCTGGAGTCCATCGACCCGCAGATGTATGAGTGTTATTTTTATATGGCGAACAATTGGGCCAATCTTGGCGATTACGATAAAGCGGAAGAATATGCCGCCCGCTATCTGGATCTTGAACCACAGGGGGAATTCGCGCAGGACGCGGAGGAGATGCTGCAGATTCTGATCGAGGAGTTCGGTGGCGGCGAAGTGCTTCGCCAGCGCCTGGCGGAACGGGAGGCGGAGCGGCGGGAGCAGGATCTGCCGCGCAAGCTGCTGGAGCAGGGGAAGTTCATGGAGGCGGTCGCCCATCTGCAAAAAACGATCGAGCAGCACCCGGAGCTGACGGCGCCGCGCAACAATCTGTCGCTTGCCTATTATTACCTCGGACGGCTCGACAAGGCGGTCGAGATCGCGCGGGAAGTGCTGGTAATAGATCCGGGGAATCTGCACGCAAGGTGCAACCTCGCCGTATACCTGCAGCACCTGGAGCGGACAGACGAACTGGCGGTATTGCTGGAGGGGCTGCGCAAAGTCTACCCGCTGCAGTTTGACCAGTGCTACAAGCTGGCTACCACGATGGGCATTCTGGGCGAACATCAGGTGGCGCATCGCCTGTTTTTGCAAATGGCCCGCTGGAGCGAGCAACCGGATGCGCCGTTGTTACACTGTGTTGCTGCATCCGCCTGCAACAGCGGCCATTACGGCCTGGCCCGGCGGATCTGGAAAGATATTCAGTTGCTCGACCCGGACGGGGAAGTGGCGCCGTTCTATTTGCGGGCGCTAGAGGAAGCGGAAGCGGCCGGCATCGAAATGCGGCAGGTGTCTTACCATTACCAGATTCCGTTTAACGAACAGGTAAGGCGGATCCAGGAACAGATGAGAATGGGCAAACCGGGCAACTGGCGGAACGACCCGCTGATTCGCTCATCCCTGTTCTGGGCGCTGCAGCATGGCGAACTGGAAACAAAGATTCAGGTCATCCAGACGTTCGCGCTGATTGCCGACCGGGAAGTGGAGCAAGCGCTGCGCGAGTTTGTTTGCCGGCCGAATGAGCTGGAACAGTTGAAGCTGCTGGCCATCTATGTGTTGAAGCATATCGGCGCAGACGGACCGTTTACGGACGTTCCCGCCTTGAACAAGGATTGGAAAGCGATTTTGGAAAAGGCGCGGGCGGCCGTGGAAGCGTACGCCGACCACCTGGGAGATGTGACTTGCCGCATCTGGTCCGATTTTCTCGTGCAAAGTTTGCAACAACCGCCGCAGATTGCAAGCCTTAATACATGGGCGGCGGGGTTGGCTTATTTCACGTTGCGGCTGCACGGGATCTCCGTCACACAGGCTGCGGTGGCGGAACGGTTCGGCGTTTCCCCCAGCAGCGTTTCGAAGATTTTCCGGCAAATCGGGCAAACGCTCGAATCGTGA
- the hisF gene encoding imidazole glycerol phosphate synthase subunit HisF — protein MLTKRIIPCFDVKNGRVVKNVSFLTNERDAGDPVELAAYYEEAGADELVLLDITASVEGRSTMMDIVRRTTEQVFIPFTVGGGISSVDDIREILKAGADKVSINTAAVKNPKLIAEGAKRFGQQCIVVAIDGRYDRSKGDWEVLIHGGRTSTGMSVIDWAKKAESLGAGEILLTSFDQDGQKDGYDLTLTRLVSEAVSIPVIASGGAGKKEHFYEVFTEGKADAALAASIFHFKETSVGEVKNYLKKKGVPIR, from the coding sequence ATGCTGACCAAGCGCATTATTCCGTGTTTTGACGTGAAAAACGGCCGGGTCGTGAAAAACGTATCGTTTCTGACCAACGAGCGGGATGCGGGCGATCCGGTCGAGTTGGCCGCCTATTATGAGGAAGCGGGCGCCGATGAACTGGTGCTGCTTGATATTACCGCGTCTGTCGAAGGGCGCTCGACGATGATGGACATCGTCCGCCGCACGACAGAACAGGTATTTATCCCGTTTACGGTCGGCGGCGGTATCTCGTCGGTCGACGACATCCGGGAGATCTTGAAGGCGGGAGCCGACAAGGTGTCGATCAATACGGCCGCCGTGAAAAATCCGAAACTGATCGCGGAAGGGGCCAAACGGTTCGGGCAACAGTGCATCGTCGTGGCGATTGACGGCCGCTATGACCGGTCGAAAGGCGACTGGGAGGTGCTGATCCACGGGGGACGCACATCCACCGGCATGAGTGTGATCGACTGGGCGAAGAAGGCGGAGTCGCTGGGGGCCGGCGAGATTTTGCTCACTTCCTTCGACCAGGACGGGCAAAAAGACGGCTACGATCTGACCCTCACCCGGTTGGTGTCGGAGGCGGTTTCGATCCCGGTGATCGCGTCGGGTGGGGCGGGCAAGAAGGAGCATTTTTATGAGGTGTTCACAGAAGGCAAGGCGGACGCCGCGCTGGCTGCATCGATTTTTCACTTTAAAGAGACGTCGGTCGGGGAAGTGAAAAATTACTTGAAGAAAAAAGGGGTGCCGATCCGGTGA
- the hisH gene encoding imidazole glycerol phosphate synthase subunit HisH: MIAIVDYGMGNLRSVQKAFEKIGHEAVVTSDPQQVEAAAGVLLPGVGAFGDAMFHLRQLGLLDAVKRVAKQEKPLLGICLGMQLLFSTSEEHGHHLGLNLIPGHVKRFKGKFKIPHVGWNSLQVKRPHPLLEGVRNNDYVYYVHSYLVDPADRSVILATSDYYGEVPGVVGYKNVFGIQFHPEKSSSVGLRMLDNFGRMCKEGVLA, encoded by the coding sequence ATGATCGCAATTGTAGACTACGGGATGGGGAATCTGCGGTCTGTCCAGAAAGCGTTTGAAAAAATCGGCCACGAAGCGGTCGTCACCAGTGATCCACAGCAGGTGGAAGCGGCGGCCGGCGTGCTGCTGCCGGGGGTCGGGGCGTTTGGCGACGCTATGTTCCATTTGCGGCAGTTGGGACTGCTTGATGCCGTCAAGCGGGTCGCGAAGCAGGAGAAGCCGCTGCTCGGCATCTGTCTTGGCATGCAGCTGTTGTTCAGCACGTCGGAGGAACATGGCCACCATCTCGGGCTGAACCTGATTCCCGGCCATGTCAAACGGTTTAAGGGAAAGTTCAAAATTCCGCACGTCGGCTGGAACAGTTTGCAGGTCAAGCGGCCGCATCCGCTGCTGGAAGGTGTCCGCAACAATGATTACGTCTACTATGTGCACAGCTATCTGGTCGATCCGGCAGACCGCAGCGTGATCCTTGCAACCAGCGACTATTACGGGGAAGTTCCGGGAGTGGTCGGATACAAGAACGTGTTCGGCATCCAGTTTCACCCGGAAAAAAGTTCGTCGGTCGGCCTGCGCATGCTCGACAATTTCGGCCGCATGTGCAAGGAAGGAGTGTTGGCATGA